Below is a genomic region from Vibrio cortegadensis.
TCAAGCGCGTCTCATTACGCTGCAACTCCGCTAAGTAGTTCTTATCTCCCGAAATACTTCTTTTGATACTTCCAACAGTACTTTTACGCTTGGACTGCGTTTTCGTGAGTTGATCGCGTTTTTTCGTTTGCTGCTTAAGCAGTGTCGCTATCTGATCTTTTTCTAAATTGAGCTGATGTTGACTTTTAATCAGTTGCTCACTGGTGTGATTTAGCGCGGTGATGGTTTCAGAACGAGCACGAGCAAGATGTTGGAAGTATTGGCTGATCCTATCCTCTTCCACTCCATTATTCAGAATGCTCGTCGATGCTTTTGCTCTTTCAGTGACATAATAAGCTTGAATTAACTGCTCCAATTTAGCGGTTTGTTGTTTCTTCTGAGTTTCTAGAGTTTGAATCTTCTTCTTCAAATTCTTGATGTTCGCATCAGACGTTGCCAGGTGCTTGCGAGTCTGCTTAATCTCTTTCTCTAAATTAACAATACTCAGCTCTTGGTTCTTTAGCGATTTTTGCAGTTTATCTAATTGATTTTGCTGAGAGGTGAGTGTTTTTTTCTGACGAGATATTTCACTTTTCACACCGCTTAATTGATTCGAGTCGGCGGCAAATGCAAGCGAACTCAACGTCGTTGCAAGTACGAGAAGTAGTGGCAATAGTGCTGCATAAATACGGTTCATCAAAGATAGAGAAGGCATGCAGCCATTTGATTGAGAAAGCATCATCCGTTTGGTATATCCAAATACAACAAAAGAGTAGCCAACGAGTATACGTTAAGTTCTGAAAGACGAGAAATCACAAGGTAATGCTTTGAGATATTTAGCAAAACAAATAGAAAAAGAGAGAACAAAAGACCAAGCAGCAGGAGCTCCAATCAACAAATACAAAAAAACCGCTGACTGTGCAGCGGCTTATATTGCATTAAATTGAACTAAACCTTAGAACAACTCTTCAGCAACTTTGAACAGGTCATTACGCACTGGACGCTTCATGTTCTCAATAGCGTCGATGATATCGTGGTGAACCAACTCTTCTTTTTGGATACCAACACAACGACCACCTTCACCTTCCATAAGAAGATGTACCGCAAAGTTACCCATGCGAGAAGCAAGAACACGGTCAAATGCCGTTGGACGACCACCACGTTGAATGTGACCAAGAACCGTTGCACGAGTTTCACGACCTGTTGCCGTTTCAATCTCTTTTGCTAGTTCGTTAGCGTCCATCATCAATTCAGTAAGGGCAATAATAGCGTGCTTCTTACCTTTTTCGATTCCCGCAAGAATGCTTTTGATCAACGCTTCTTTGTCTAAACCATTTTCTGGTGTGATGATGTATTCACAACCACCAGCGATCGCTGAAGTCAGAGTCAAATCACCACAGTGGCGACCCATGATTTCAACAATAGAGATACGTTGGTGAGATGAAGATGTATCACGTAGACGGTCAATCGCATCGATAACAGTGTTCAACGCCGTTAGGTAGCCGATAGTGTAATCCGTACCTGCGATATCATTATCGATAGTGCCAGGAAGACCGATACAAGGATAACCCATTTCAGTTAGTTTCTTCGCTCCCATGTAAGAGCCGTCACCACCAATAACCACAAGTGCTTCGATACCGTGTTTTTTAAGGTTTTCGATGCCTTTTTCACGTACTTCTACATTTTTGAATTCAGGGAAGCGAGCAGAACCTAAGAAAGTACCACCACGGTTAATTACATCAGAAACACTTGAACGGTCAAGTTTCTCAATGCGGTCTTCAACAAGACCTAAATAGCCATCATAAATACCGTAAACTTCAATGCCAACGGATAGTGCAGTACGAACTACGCCACGAACTGCAGCATTCATACCTGGTGCGTCGCCGCCACTTGTTAAAACACCGATCTTCTTAATCATGCTCACCCTCGATTATTGGGAATCTATTATTAATTTTAGTGTGAGCCGCATGTAATTTGCCACTCACTAAATCTGTTATTTTGTGCGCTATGTTACATTTACCAAACAGGAATACCACTCAAATCGCACTAAATCATGTAATTTATCTACTTATGTAAGAGTATTACAGTTTTACTCATTTACTTTGTTGATTCATATCAGAATCACTTTGTTTTCTTTATATTGCAGAAAAGATAGTCAATGGCTACAAATTTGTCTTCTTTTCTTATATAAAAATCATCACCAATCTTGAGTCTTCTGCTCTTTTTCACTGCCAAACACCACGGAATATGGGTCTTGATGAATTAATACATCAGCTTCTGGGAAAAGGTGTATTAGCTTTGCTTCAACGAGATCAGAAATGCGATGCGCTTCAATAAGCACGATCTCATCTCCAAGCTCTAAATGCAGTTGAATAAAGCGAACAGGGCCAGACATACGTGTGCGAACTTGGTGTACACCTAAAACCCCATCAATTGAAATAGAAGCCTGCTTTATCTGTTCGATCTCCTCTTCTGGTAATTGGCGATCCAGTAGAGATTGCACCGCTTCATTGGCCATTTGAAATGCACTATAGAGAATATAAAGCCCAATACCGACAGCAAATACTGAGTCCGCCTGACCAATACCAAACCAGCTTAATCCTAGCGCAATCATAATCGCCGCATTCATATAGAGGTCAGTTTGATAATGCAAAGAATCCGCAGCAATGGCTTGGCTACCGGTTTTCTGCACCACGTGTTTTTGAAAACGAACCAGTCCAAACGTCATGATAATGGCAAAGAAACTGACATAAATACCGTACTCTGGAGAATTCAGTTCGTGCGGTCTAAAGAAACGCTCTACGCCGTTGAGGATCAAGAAACAAGCCGAACCCGAAATAAACATCGCTTGAGCCAGCGCCGCTAATGATTCGGCTTTACCATGACCAAAAGTATGCTCTTTATCTGCTGGCTGAAGGGAGTATCGAACCACAATTAAGTTGACGACCGAGGCTGCAATATCAAGCAGCGAATCGATCACTGAAGCCAATAAGCTTACCGATCCTGTCATCCACCACGCCACCATTTTTACAATCAATAATAGCGAAGCAATTGTCGTTGCAGCCCAAGCGGCCATAGTAACCAAACGTGCGTATTCTTGTTTCATAATGCCAATAATGAGTGTGAAGTGAACAAAGTATAACCTGCAAATCGATGCTTGAATATATATCCAAAAAAGCGAACGCTGAAAAAACTAAGTTGTATAGCAGTAGCGTTGTATGGCAATAACAGCATCACTGACAGAAAATCAGAGCGTTAGAGTGGCCCCATTAGCGAGCTCCAAACAGCAGACACAAAAAAAGCGACGCTAAGCCGCTTTTTTATCATGAATGTATGACGCTATTAATACGAAATACCGTATTAATTATTTTTCATGCGCTTTTCCATTTTAGCTGAACACTCTTGCATTCTCTCTTGCTGAAGCTCCTGCACTTTTGCTTTTTGCTCAGCCGTTAATACGCTGAACATCTCATGCTTTTTCTTCATCATTTGTACACGACGCTCAGATTGTTGCTCAACCATCTCTTTCGCAAGATCGTTAGCCGCCGCTTCATCAAAGTTATCCGCCAGCACAAGAGCTTGAACCTTCGCATGATGCGCTTGCATTTCAGCACGTTTCTCTGCGTACTTACCTTTCATTTCTTTACGCCCAGCTTCACGCATCTCTTTTAGTTGATCGCGCTGCTCATCCGTTAAATCCAATTGGCGCATCATGCCTTTATCGAATCCACCACATTTACCGTCAGGACCTTTATGGTGACCTTTACCACCACCGAATGCGAATGCACTTGCGGTACCAAGAGTAAGTGGAAGAACAACAGCGGCTAAAATTATTTTCTTTGCATTTTTCATAATAGATACCTTCATCAATGATTCGTTGGCGTGCTGTCTTCACAGCGGTTGAGTATAGAATAGAACCTTCGATGTAAAGTGGCGTATAGAGAGCGTAAAGAATCGTAAAGACTGTTAATCGGCTAAGGTTTAACAGTAATATAAATAGGTAATCACCTGGATAAAGGCAAAGCAATGGCACATATTCTTCTCATCGACGACGATACTGAACTCACCAGTCTACTAAAAGACATTTTGAGCTTTGAAGGTTTTACGGTCTCAGAAGCAAACGATGGTGAAGCAGGGCTTGACGCTATCACAGATGACATCGATTTAATTCTTCTTGATGTGATGATGCCAAAGCTTAATGGAATGGAGACTCTTAAGCGCCTGCGCACTCAGTGGGAAACTCCTGTACTCATGCTAACCGCTAAAGGGGAAGAGATCGACCGCGTGATAGGCTTAGAGCTTGGGGCGGATGATTACCTACCAAAACCATTTAGTGACCGCGAATTACTGGCGCGTATTAAAGCTATTTTACGCCGCACACAAACAGCACCAAATACCAAAAACAGTGATGGTATTGAGTATCAAGATATCCACGTTTACCCAGGAAAACAGGAAGCTTACTGTAAAGGTGAATTGATCGATTTAACCACCACCGAATTCTCATTATTGGCTCACTTCATTCAAAACCCGGGAACGACGTTAACCAAAGAGGCCTTAAGCTTAGATGTGCTAGGCAAACGTCTGGCCGCTTTTGATCGCGCTATTGATATGCATGTCTCTAATTTGCGCAAGAAACTCCCAGAGCGAGCGGATGGAAAACCTCGAATCAAAACATTGCGTGGACGCGGCTACTTGTTGGTGGAGGAAGGGTAATGCGCGTACCTAAAATTACCAGCTTATACGGGCGCATCTTTGCCATTTTCTGGCTCACGATGTTACTCGTTCTTCTGGCCGTGTTAACCCTGCCCCATTTAGATCCTCGTGTGGCTCGCGATGTTCCCCCTGATCATTTAAGTCGCTTATTCTCCATCCAAAAGAATACCGAGGCTCGCTTTCAAAATAACGATAATCTCACCTCTATTATATACAGCTTAGAAAAGAGCGATCATCGTAGCGGTAAAGCACGCTTTTTCATCACCGATTTAGAAGGCAACATTCTCACGATCAGAAAGCATAAGGATTTTAAATTCAAAGCGGTGCAGAACTTTATCTCCAGCATTGATGACAATAGCCAACCGAAACAGAAACTGTATGGCCGATATATGCTAGCAGGCCCAATTCCTATTACTTTAGCGAATCAAGAACTGCAGATGTTTGTCGGGGTCAAGTGGGATCGGCCTCCACCGTTTCTATTGCGACTGTTTGATAAACCCTTTCAATTGTTGTTTGCCGTCATGATCGTCAGTACCCCACTCTTATTATGGTTAGCATGGGCATTAAGCCAGCCTGCTCGTAAATTAGAAAAAGCCGCCCAGCGAGTCGCCAAAGGTGAATTTGTGGCTGATCCTGAATTAGAAAAAGGGACGTCAGAATTTAGGCAAGCGGGCGCAAGCTTCAACCAGATGGTACTGGCGGTGAATCAAATGATGTCTGGGCAACAACGACTTCTGTCTGATATCTCCCACGAATTGCGTTCCCCACTTACGCGTTTGAGAATGGCTAACGCATTGGCGACACGTAAACAGGGGGAAAGCTCGGAGCTAGAACGAATCGATACGGAAGCACAGCGACTTGAGCAGATGATAGGTGAGCTATTAGCGCTATCTCGAATGCAAGTCGACAGCCACCTTGCTAGGGAGATCCAGCCACTTTCAAGCTTATGGGAAGCGATCCTTGTCGATGCTCAATTTGAAGCTGAACAGATGGATAAAACGTTAACTTACAGCGCCATTCCTGAAAGACACATCTCAGGTAGCCCTAAGCTATTAATGAGTGCGGTAGAGAACATTATCCGTAATGCCATTTGCTATGGGAAAACCACGGTTAATGTGGCGATGAATGTCGATAAAGAGTGTTTGACCATATGTGTTGAAGATGATGGAAACGGTGTGCCCGAAGGTGAACTCAAAGAGATTTTCCGACCGTTCTACCGCGTGTCAACCGCCAGAGATCGTCATTCAGGAGGAACCGGATTAGGTTTAGCAATTACTGAGAACGCGATCAGGCAACATAGTGGGACGATTCAAGCGAGCAAAAGCGCTCTCGGTGGATTAAAAGTCCAAATTGAACTTCCACTGCAAGAATAAATCGGCTGTATTTCCGACTATAGCCGTCTTATACTCCTTGCCTATCTTATTTATATCGTGGACTCATATGTTTGATATCGCTCTTTACGAACCTGAAATCGCGCCAAATACTGGCAATATAATTCGTCTTTGTGCCAACTGCGGAGCAAACTTGCATTTAATCGAGCCGCTAGGATTTGATTTAGAAGAGAAGAAAGTTCGCCGTGCAGGGTTGGATTATCATGATCTCGCACGAGTAAAGCGTCATAAAAGCTTAGAAGCCTTTCTAGAGTATTTACAGAATGAGCGTGAAGGTGATTTCCGAATCTTTGCCTGTACAACGAAGACAACGGGTCATCACGTGGATGCCTCTTTCCAAGCGGGAGATGTGTTGATGTTTGGGCCAGAGACTCGCGGCCTACCTGCTGAATATATTGAAAGCTTACCAATGGAACAGCGAATTCGTATTCCAATGATGCCAGATAGCCGCAGTTTAAACCTGTCTAACGCCGTGGCTATTATTGCGTTTGAAGCTTGGCGACAAATGGGCTTTAACGGCGCGGTTTAATCGAACCTAATTCATTCTCATGCAGATCGCGTCAAAGACGTCATCCATTTTTCGTGAATGATCAGACAAATCGCTGAAAGCAAAAAGCAAAAAGCAAAAAAGGATTGAGCATCACGCATCAATCCTTTTTTATTATCGGTAATCTTAGTAGAGATGACTATTTCAAGCGTTTGCCTTCATCGTCTTCTCTTTTTTCAAACTCACCTTCGAAGGTATTACCATCATCTCTTTGCTGTGAATTAAACGGGTCGCGATGAAAAGGGTCTTGCTCAAATGGGTTATGCCCACTTTGATTTGCATTTCCTCCCATCGGGCCTGAGCCAAATGAACCGGCGTTAAATCCACCCGACATGTTATTCACCACCATTTTGCTCATTAGCTGTTTTGCAATCATAGCTCGTGGCGCAGGCAGTAATACCAACATACCAAATGCATCCGTCATAAAGCCTGGCGTTAAGAGCAACACACCTGCTACGGCAAGCATGACACCTTCAAGAATCTGTTGAGCTGGCATTTCACCTTGCTGCAAACGGCCTTGAACCGACATCAGGGTTTGAATACCTTGGCTACGAACCAGAGAAGCGCCCGCAAATGCAGTGATCAAAACCAAGGCGATAGTTGGCCATAAACCAAGGAAGCCACCCACTTGGATAAATAAGCCAATTTCAATGATTGGCACAAATATAAATAGTAAAAGTAAAATCGGAAACACAAGTCCTCCTTTGGTTTTCTTCAGTGTATGCCGAAACCCCTTACAAGCTCAAATTTATCCTGTAAAAAAGCTTATCAAAACGAAGTCAACGAACTTTGCAAAAGAATGACAAAACAAAAGCAGAAAAGGTGATCTAGTTACTATTTTTATGCGCACAGTACAGTATTATGTGCCACATAAGTCAGGACGGATTTTACAGCCAAAAACTCTAGCGAATGGATTCTTTACGCACAGAATTGGCTAATAAACTACTATATTGTCAGAATAAATCTCTAAGGATCCTGTTATGGCTACCCTATCTGAAAAAAATTGCACTGCAAATCAAGCAACTCGTCTAGAAGAAGACCTTCTTGGTCAACGTCATGTTCCTGCTGATGCTTACTACGGCATCCATACTCTACGTGCAGTGGAAAACTTCAATATCTCTAATGTGACTATTTCAGATGTACCTGAATTTGTTCGTGGCATGGTCATGACAAAGAAAGCCGCTACATTAGCAAACAAAGAGTTAGGTGTTATCCCAAGTGACGTAGCAAAATTCATCATCCAAGCTTGTGACCTGATTCTTGAAACAGGCAAATGTATGGATCAATTCCCATCGGATGTTTTCCAAGGTGGTGCTGGTACTTCTGTAAACATGAATACCAACGAAGTTATCGCTAACGTTGCTCTAGAGCTTATGGGTAAAGAGAAAGGCGAATACGATTTCGTTAACCCTAACGATCATGTGAACAAGAGCCAATCGACTAACTGTGCTTACCCAACGGGCTTCCGTATTGCGGTATACAACAGCGTAACTAAGCTAACTGAAGCGATTGGCTACCTAAAAGGTGCTTTCGAACTTAAGAGCCAAGAATTTGATACCATTCTAAAAATGGGTCGTACACAGCTGCAAGACGCCGTTCCAATGACAGTTGGCCAAGAGTTCCATGCTTGGGCTGTCACGTTAAATGAAGAAATTAAAAACCTAGATTACACATCTAAACTGATTCTAGAAGTGAACTTAGGTGCGACAGCGATTGGTACTGGTCTTAACGCCGCTCCTGGTTACCAAGAGTTAGCAGTAAAACACTTAGCAGCAGTGACTGGTCTTGAGTGCGTACCAGCAGAAGACTTGATCGAAGCAACGTCTGACTGTGGTGCTTACGTGATGATCCACGGTGCACTAAAACGCCTAGCCGTTAAACTGTCTAAAATCTGTAACGACTTACGTCTTCTTTCTTCTGGCCCTCGCGCTGGTCTGAATGAACTGAACCTTCCTGAACTTCAAGCGGGCTCTTCTATCATGCCTGCAAAAGTTAACCCTGTAGTACCTGAAGTAGTAAACCAAGTTTGCTTTAAAGTTCTAGGTAATGACAACACGGTTTCTTTTGCTGCTGAAGGCGGTCAACTTCAATTGAACGTAATGGAGCCAGTTATCGCGCAAAGCATGTTTGAATCTTTAGACATTCTAACTAACGCTTGTGTGAACCTACGTGACAAGTGTGTAGACGGCATTACGGTAAACAAAGAAATTTGTGAAGCGCACGTGTTCAACTCTATCGGTATCGTGACTTACCTAAACCCATACATTGGCCACCATGAAGGTGACATTGTTGGTAAGATTTGTGCTGAAACCGGTAAGAGCGTTCGTGATGTTGTTCTAGAGCGTGGCTTACTGACTGAAGAAGAGTTAGATGACATCTTCTCTGTCGAGAACCTTATGCGTCCGCAGTACAAAGGCAAACGCTACGAATAATAGATTAAAGAATAAAGGCTCTGGAGACAGAGCCTTTTTTCGTTTCTGACCAAATTATCAATAACTATATATTTAGGAGTCACTCATGTTTTTACTTGAGCTAATCGTCGTATTGGGATGTATCCTGATCGGTGCTCGTATCGGGGGGATCGGCCTCGGCGTTATGGGCGGTGTCGGTCTTGCGGTATTAAGTTTTATTTTCGGCATCCAACCAACAAGCCCACCAATTAACGTAATGTTAATGATCATGGCGGTGGTTGCAGCGGCAGCAGCAATGCAAGCGTCTGGTGGTTTGGATTACATGATCAAGATTGCATCTGGCATTCTGCGTAAAAACCCTCGTCACATCACTTTCATCGCACCTTTAGTGACTTACTTTTTCACAATGATGGCAGGTACTGGCCACGTTGCTTACTCTGTTCTACCTGTTATTGCAGAAGTGAGCCGTCGTAGTGGTATTCGCCCTGCACGCCCACTGGGTATGGCTGTTATCGCATCACAATTTGCGATTGTTGCAAGCCCAATTGCAGCCGCTGTTGTCGCTTTGGTTGCCTTCCTAGAACCACAAGGCATCACGCTAGGTAACGTGCTTTCTGTGACGATCCCAAGTACTTTCCTTGGCCTTGCTTGTGCTTGTGTCATTGTTAACAAGCTTGGTAAAGAGCTAAAAGACGATCCTGAATTCCAACGCCGCATGCAAGATCCTGAGTTCCGTAAAGAGATGGAACAAGAGGAAGCGGTTGAAGATATCATCATCACACCACAAGCGAAAAAATCAGTAGGCATGTTCCTATTTGGTGCGCTAACGGTAGTTATCATGGGTGCTTTCCCATCACTTCGCCCTCAATTTGATGGCTCTCCTATGGGTATGGCGCACACCATTGAAATCGTAATGCTAACGGTTGCTGCTCTTATCATCTTGATCTGTAAACCAGACGGCAATGCGATTAGCCAAGGCTCCGTGTTCCATGCTGGTATGCGTGCGATTGTGGCTATCTTCGGTATTGCTTGGTTAGGCGATACTTTCATTGGCGGCCATGCTGCAATGGTAAAAGAAGCAGTATCTGGTTTAGTTGAAGTGGCACCATGGACATTTGCATTCGCACTATTTGCTTTATCGGTAATGGTAAACAGCCAAGGTGCAACAACTGCGGTTCTTGTCCCTGTCGCGATAGCTCTAGGTCTTCCACCAACAATCATCATTGCAACCTTCGTTGCGGTTAACGGTTACTTCTTTATTCCAAACTACGGTCCTATCATCGCATCGATTGACTTTGACCGAACTGGTACCACGAATATTGGTAAGTACATCTTCAACCACAGCTTTATGATCCCAGGCTTACTCAGCATGGTATTTAGCATCATATTTGGTCTGATCCTATCGAACATCATGATCTAATCGACTAGATTTTGTATTGAATAAAGAGGAGCGAATATCGCTCCTCTTTTTATTTCTCCTACGTAGTTCCACGCTTTTATTCAACGAATCATACGCTTAATTACCACCCACTTTTATTCAGCCATAATTTGCGTAACTTAGTGTAAATTCTTATATTTTTAGTTACTCAAAGCACAAAACAAATCTAGATCACGCTTCAGATTTGACATGCATCAAACATTGTCGAAATAACACCAAAAACATAGCCAAATTTTCTTTTGCATAAAATTCCAGACATTTATGCACACCAGCCCCTAGAGACCCGAAAATAAAAGAACACGCCTCAACCAGCAGCATAGATAACCACTTTAAGCACACTAATACCCTGATAATTCCAAGAACAGCTATTGAGTATAAAGTTAGCACAATAAAAGTGTGAACAACGCCTAGGATAGATTTCACAATGGGATTTAAAATAGCCGCCAGATAAATGAAACTTTAAATTTAATATCGGATTTAATTTAATAATCACAAATATAAATTATTGGTTTAATGCATTATTTAATTAACTAATCATTTCGCATTTTGATTAAAATTCTTTATTTACCCAATTTTGGATCAGCTATTTATTTTTGACTCGCGAATTCACACTGAACTGCCTTTAGAGCAATGACGTGAAAGGAGATTGCTATGACTACCGAAACTGTTCAAAAGGAAGAAAAAGGCGGCTTTTTTGCTAACTTTAAATTCCCTTCTGCTTACACTATTTTATTCCTACTGATTGCAACTGTTGCACTTCTAACTTGGATCGTTCCAGCAGGTCAATACGACCGAGCTATGAACGAAGACCTAGGCCGTGAAGTGCCAATTACTGGTACCTATAAAGCGACTGACGGTAACCCGCAAGGCGTTGTTGATGTACTAATGGCTCCAATCGATGGTTTCTACGATCACAACAGCTATGAAGCGGCTGCGATTGATGTATCACTTTTCATTCTAGTTATCGGTGGCTTCCTTGGCCTAGTAACTAAAACAGGTGCTATCGATGCAGGTATCGAACGTGTAACCGCTCGTCTTGAGGGGCGAGAAGAGTTAATGATTCCGATACTCATGGCGCTCTTTGCTGCTGGTGGTACGGTTTATGGTATGGCGGAAGAGTCTCTACCATTCTACACGCTACTTGTTCCAGTAATGATGGCCGCTCGCTTTGACCCATTAGTGGCAGCAGCAACGGTTCTACTAGGTGCTGGTATCGGTACTCTAGGTTCAACGATTAACCCGTTCGCTACTGTTATCGCAGCAAACGCAGCAGGCATCCCGTTCACTGACGGTATCGTGCTACGTGTTCTTATGCTTGTTATCGGTTGGGTTATCTGTGTTGGTTACGTTATGCGCTATGCAAAAATGGTGCGTGCAGACCAAACTAAATCAATCGTTTACGACAAATACGAAGAAAACAAAGCGCACTTCCTTGGAAACCAAACTGGTGAGCTTCTTGATTTCACAACCACTCGTAAAATCATTCTAACTATCTTCGCAGCTTCATTCGGTGTAATGATTTACGGTGTATCGGTTGCTGGCTGGTGGATGGCAGAAATCTCTGCAATGTTCCTAGGTTCAACTATCCTTATCGGCCTTATCGCTCGCATGAGTGAAGAAGAGTTCACCACTAGCTTCATTGATGGTGCTCGTGACCTATTAGGTGTTGCGCTAATCATCGGTATCGCACGTGGTATCGTGGTAGTAATGGACCGCGGTATGATCACTGATACTATCCTGTTCGCTGCAGAAAACGCAGTAACTGGCTTGTCATCTATCGTGTTCATCAACGTGATGTTCCTACTAGAAATTCTATTATCATTCCTAGTTCCTTCATCTTCAGGTCTAGCGGTACTAACAATGCCTATCATGGCACCTCTAGCTGACTTTGCTGGCGTAGGACGTGAACTCGTTGTAACGGCTTACCAATCTGCATCTGGTCTAGTGAACTTAATGACACCAACGTCTGCAGTGGTTATGGGTGGTCTTGCTATCGCTCGTGTACCATACGTTCGCTGGGTTAAATGGGTCGCTCCGCTACTTGCAATCCTATTGGTTGTAATCATGGTTACGCTAAGTATCGGCGCTATCATGTAATCACAGTCTTGACTGTAAAAACCGCCTACGGGCGGTTTTTTTTCGCTCTGTATTTGTCTTGCTCAACGTCCTTTCCTATCGTCCATCACATGCCCCAGCTCTTACTCATGGGCATTACCTCTTCTACCGCATGCTGACCCATGAGTCGTCATGCTGACCCTTTTCTCTTTTCTTATCGCCAGTGATGCCTGGCCATCAATCTACAGGTATCGACATGCGAGCCGCTAGATCGGCGTGGGCCATTAAACTGCCCAGCCTATTCAGCCCATAGGCCTCTCCTTCAAATCTTCAAATCTTCAAATCTTCAAATCTTCAAATCAAGCATACACACGGATACGTACCATCAAGCCATGGTCGTATCAACATCGACATCAACAGTAGAAGTAGAAGAAGTAGAAGAAGTAGAAGAAGAAGTAGACCAACAGTGTAAGTAAACCCCTATTATCTATGCGTGTTTATTAATTGATTTTGATAGATTTATATATATCACGGCCATTCATCCATAACATTTATGGCTAATTAAATGGTTGGAACATAATTAATGAGTATTTTTGAATAACTATAAAAAAAGAAATATTACAATATTATCGCCGACTCATTTTGAATAATAAAAACGACTCTAATTCGCTAAAAAAAACACAACTAACCCAAAATATAAAATGTGACCTACAAGCACTTTACGTAAAAAAGTTTTGTTAAAAAAACACACAATCCAATCTAAATGCATATAGATACACAGTTATAGTGAATAAGAAAATTGCATATCCGCATTGCCACAGAAATTATTATTGAATAAATTTCCCATAAAAATCCAGCATTCAACCAACAACGGCATAAATAGCGAATAATTACGCGAAAAAGCCACTAAAAACCCATGTCAATTTAAAGTAAATTGCTGCATAAAATTTGTTACAAGCCCCGCCACACAAGGGTTTCACGTGAATAATCTATTTGTGACTAACCTCTAAGAATCCTATTCACTCTGGAGTAATATGGGCTCCAGAAAGAAAAACTGGATATTTAAATTAATCCTTTATTCCCTACGAAATAATAATGTGCTTTTAAATATAAAAGCATTCAAATAGAGAGATAAGATTATGAGTAAGTTCTATGTAGGTTCTGAAGTTGGCCAACTACGTCGCGTTCTAGTTCACCGTCCAAGACGTTCACTTAGCCACCTAACACCATCTAACTGCCACGACTTATTATTTGATGATGTGTTAGCAGTAGAACGTGCAGGTAAAGAGCATGATGCATTTACTAAAACGTTAC
It encodes:
- a CDS encoding anaerobic C4-dicarboxylate transporter family protein, with the translated sequence MFLLELIVVLGCILIGARIGGIGLGVMGGVGLAVLSFIFGIQPTSPPINVMLMIMAVVAAAAAMQASGGLDYMIKIASGILRKNPRHITFIAPLVTYFFTMMAGTGHVAYSVLPVIAEVSRRSGIRPARPLGMAVIASQFAIVASPIAAAVVALVAFLEPQGITLGNVLSVTIPSTFLGLACACVIVNKLGKELKDDPEFQRRMQDPEFRKEMEQEEAVEDIIITPQAKKSVGMFLFGALTVVIMGAFPSLRPQFDGSPMGMAHTIEIVMLTVAALIILICKPDGNAISQGSVFHAGMRAIVAIFGIAWLGDTFIGGHAAMVKEAVSGLVEVAPWTFAFALFALSVMVNSQGATTAVLVPVAIALGLPPTIIIATFVAVNGYFFIPNYGPIIASIDFDRTGTTNIGKYIFNHSFMIPGLLSMVFSIIFGLILSNIMI
- the aspA gene encoding aspartate ammonia-lyase, with the translated sequence MATLSEKNCTANQATRLEEDLLGQRHVPADAYYGIHTLRAVENFNISNVTISDVPEFVRGMVMTKKAATLANKELGVIPSDVAKFIIQACDLILETGKCMDQFPSDVFQGGAGTSVNMNTNEVIANVALELMGKEKGEYDFVNPNDHVNKSQSTNCAYPTGFRIAVYNSVTKLTEAIGYLKGAFELKSQEFDTILKMGRTQLQDAVPMTVGQEFHAWAVTLNEEIKNLDYTSKLILEVNLGATAIGTGLNAAPGYQELAVKHLAAVTGLECVPAEDLIEATSDCGAYVMIHGALKRLAVKLSKICNDLRLLSSGPRAGLNELNLPELQAGSSIMPAKVNPVVPEVVNQVCFKVLGNDNTVSFAAEGGQLQLNVMEPVIAQSMFESLDILTNACVNLRDKCVDGITVNKEICEAHVFNSIGIVTYLNPYIGHHEGDIVGKICAETGKSVRDVVLERGLLTEEELDDIFSVENLMRPQYKGKRYE
- a CDS encoding YfcC family protein yields the protein MTTETVQKEEKGGFFANFKFPSAYTILFLLIATVALLTWIVPAGQYDRAMNEDLGREVPITGTYKATDGNPQGVVDVLMAPIDGFYDHNSYEAAAIDVSLFILVIGGFLGLVTKTGAIDAGIERVTARLEGREELMIPILMALFAAGGTVYGMAEESLPFYTLLVPVMMAARFDPLVAAATVLLGAGIGTLGSTINPFATVIAANAAGIPFTDGIVLRVLMLVIGWVICVGYVMRYAKMVRADQTKSIVYDKYEENKAHFLGNQTGELLDFTTTRKIILTIFAASFGVMIYGVSVAGWWMAEISAMFLGSTILIGLIARMSEEEFTTSFIDGARDLLGVALIIGIARGIVVVMDRGMITDTILFAAENAVTGLSSIVFINVMFLLEILLSFLVPSSSGLAVLTMPIMAPLADFAGVGRELVVTAYQSASGLVNLMTPTSAVVMGGLAIARVPYVRWVKWVAPLLAILLVVIMVTLSIGAIM
- a CDS encoding FxsA family protein codes for the protein MFPILLLLFIFVPIIEIGLFIQVGGFLGLWPTIALVLITAFAGASLVRSQGIQTLMSVQGRLQQGEMPAQQILEGVMLAVAGVLLLTPGFMTDAFGMLVLLPAPRAMIAKQLMSKMVVNNMSGGFNAGSFGSGPMGGNANQSGHNPFEQDPFHRDPFNSQQRDDGNTFEGEFEKREDDEGKRLK
- the trmL gene encoding tRNA (uridine(34)/cytosine(34)/5-carboxymethylaminomethyluridine(34)-2'-O)-methyltransferase TrmL gives rise to the protein MFDIALYEPEIAPNTGNIIRLCANCGANLHLIEPLGFDLEEKKVRRAGLDYHDLARVKRHKSLEAFLEYLQNEREGDFRIFACTTKTTGHHVDASFQAGDVLMFGPETRGLPAEYIESLPMEQRIRIPMMPDSRSLNLSNAVAIIAFEAWRQMGFNGAV